Genomic window (Acidobacteriota bacterium):
GTTGCCTGTATGACATCGCTCAGAATCGGATAATGCGTGCAGCCAAGGACAAGCGCTTCCGGATCAAAATCGATAACGTCCTTGAGGTAGCGCCGGGCGATCGAGTAGGTTTCAGGTTCGTGCGTCCAATTTTCTTCGGCGAGCGGAACGAACATCGGACACGGTGACTGGATCACCTTCGCGCCCGCCGCCGCAAGATGAATCGACTCGGCGTAAGCTCCGCTCTGGACCGTCGCTTCGGTCGCGATAACCGCAATTCTCGGATTTGTGCCTGACAAAGCCACGGCCTTTCGCGCGCCGGGCCCGATCACGCCCGCAACGTCGAGCCCGATCGTCGAACGGATCTTCGGCAATGCCAATGCCGATGCCGTATTGCAGGCGACGACCAGCATTTTTATCCCGCGCGATGCCAGGAAAACCGAATTCTCGATCGCGTAACGCTCGACCGTCGCGAGCGACTTCGTTCCGTACGGAACGCGTGCCGTATCGCCGAGATAAATGAAGTGTTCGTTGGGGAGCCGGTTATGAAGCGCGCGGTAAACGGTCAGGCCGCCGACGCCGCTGTCAAAGATTCCGATCGGCAGGCTTTTCTTCTTTTCGTTGTTTTCTTGCGGCGAGTTCATTAAGTCGAATTGCAAGAATAAGTTTTGCCCGCTGAATTGTCAAAAAAAGGAGTTTCAGGGCGATTCGACCGTCTGGAAACTCCCGCGTTTGCGCCCGTTGACCGGGCGCTCTTCGAAAATCACACGCAAACGACAAGACGCTCTCCTTCAAGCCGCCGCATCACCATCTGGACGACCTTTTCGCTCACCGAAACTCCGAGTTCACTGCCCATTTCCGTGGCGATCTGATTCGCATCGCGTTGGCCGTCGCACTTGTCCCATACGTACGCTGATGTCGGATTCAGATAGATGTACTTTTGATTGATTACGTCTTCGATAAAAAGCTCGCCGGTATCGCGTTTCACGACTAGATCATTTCTTCTGGCTACTGGTTTCAATGGGGTCACCTCTCGTAAAAGAAATTTCGCGCGGGGGCGCGGTCGAATGAAGAGCAATGACCGTGCCACGCTGAAATGCTACTGTTTCGTTCGATTTTGCCCAACCCTCGAAGTAATGCAAAGATCTCTTCGGTCAATTTGACCGCTTGTTCGGCATCGTTCAACGCAATCTGCCCTCTTCGACTCGAGATCGAGAAAGAAAAAACCCTCTTGTCGGCAAAAACAAGATTTCCAAGCGTCAATCGACATTAAAGCGACGATCAAATAACGGGAGGCGAACTTGGAATGGGTTCAAAATATCGACAGGTTCAGGCGGTGGGGCAGATCAACGATATGGCATGCTGGGCGGCAAGCCTTAAGTGGTGGTACAAGGCGGCGATGTCCATCAATGCTTCGCAGGCAAAGCTCTGGGATCATTACAAACATCTGCGCGAGCCGCTCGGCGGGATGACCGATTCGGGAATGAAACATATTATCCGTGAAAATGCGATGACGCTCATTGAATACCCGGACGCAACCAATTTTCAGGTAGGCGATGCGCAGTGGCTTGTCGGCTACGGACCGGTCTTCATCGCGTATACGACCTCATTCTCAAATAAGAGGCACGTCAACGTGATCTACGAAGTGTCGGGAGACGAGGATTACGCGGAGGTGCGGGCAATGGAACCGCAGGCCGTGTCGAAAGGCGGCGGATTATGGAGCGGCGCCCATCAAAAGAAGCCGATCAACGAATTCAATATGAGCGGCTCGATATGGGCCGGGGTTCTACGAAAGGCGTTCGCCTCATAAGATTGGCCGTCCTTCAAATTTCGACCGAAAAGCTGAACGCGCTATTATGATCTGCGCGGTTTTGCATTCTGCGTTTCGAGCGAAGATGCAAGGACAGAGGTCGAATGACTCTTCCAATCCAAAATCTAAAATCCAAAATGAAAGTGGTGGAGGCGGCGGGAATCGAACCCGCTTCCAAAGACGGCGACCAGTGAACTCTACACGTTTAGTCAATTTGCTTGAGTTTCGCCCGCCGCAAGTCAGCAAACTGACAAAACCTTTCGGCAAGCTAACCCGGCTTACGTTTCGCTCGCGTCCGCAGGTGGAGAACGCGCGCTAGCTTGAACTGAGTTATGCCTCGTTCGGTCGCATCAAGCAGACTTCCGGCGAGACATCGCTGTTGCTAGGTTTAATTAGGCAGCGAGAGCTAATTCTTGATTAGCATTTGTGTTTTGCTTATTGTTTTAACGAGCCTACAAGCATGCCCGACGTGCATCCAAAGATCTGTACCGGTCCCTGTCGAAACCTGTCGCCCCCACTTTGAGGGAAGCTAAGTCTACAGCATTTTGACGCAATGTAACAACTTCGGGTTGGATACGGATTTTCACCGGCGATTTCAAAAACCGTTATGACCCCTTAAACAAAGTGGCTTGTCGAGTCGCAATTCAAAACGGTATCATTGCGGAGCAGACATCATAATCGGAGAAATGAATGACAGACTTCCTGCGTCGCCTTGCCGGCATTAAAACGATCGCCGCTATCGGAATTTTTCTAACAACCGCCATCGCAATCTATGTTCTGGTTCCGACGGCGAACAAGGCGCCGACCCGCACACCGCAAACCGCGCGCGAATTTGAGGAGAATGCCGAAAAACGCTTCGAAGCGTTTATGCTCGAGCGAACGTTCCCGACCGGCAAGATTCCCGACAATGCCCGCCGTGATGCGTGGGAATCGAGACCTGAGGATGCGCAGTCCAACCTTTTGGCCGCGTCTCAATGGCAGTCGGTCGGCCCGTTGTCGACCCAATCGGATATCGCGAACTGGGGACTGACGAGCGGTCGGATCAACGCGATCGCCGTCTCGCCTTCGAATTCGAACCTGATCCTGCTCGGTGCGTCGACCGGGGGAGTTTGGCGCTCGACCGACGGCGGGACAACGTTTGCCGCGACAACCGACAATCAAGTCGACCTGGCCGTCGGCTCGATCGCCTTCGCTCCAAGCGACAATTCGATCGTCTACGCCGGAATGGGCGACAAAGCCAGCGGCTATTACGGAAGCGGAGTATTGAAATCAACGGATGGCGGACAGAGCTGGACGCGTGTCAACAACAATACTCTGCCGTCACCTGGACGCGTCTCGAAGATCCTCGTCGATCCGGCGAACTCGAACCGCGTCTATGTTGCTCAATACGCCGTATTGAGCGGCAATTCGTCCTTCGCGAGCGGCTTTTTTCTTTCGAATGACGGCGGCATAAACTGGACGCGGACGATCGCCGGACTGCCGCGTGACCTTGTTCAACATCCGACTCAGCCCAATACCTATTATCTGGCGATGGCGCGTGTCGATCTGGCGACACCGACTAACGGCGGCGTGTTCAAATCGACCGACGGCTGCGCCACCTGGACGCGTGTTTACACTTCGCCGTACGCAACGACTTCGAATATGAAGATCGCGGTCACTCCGGCGGCGCCGCAGAGCCTCTACGTTGTCACCGGACAGACCAGCCCGTCGACCGCGGCGCAGCTCGAAACGAGTCCCGACGAAGGCGCGAATTGGACGAATCGCGGTTCGAATTTCGATGTCGGCCAGCTCAGTTACAACTTCTATCTTTTTGTTCACCCGACCGATCCGAACACGATCTACGTCGGCACGCGCGACCTTTGGCGCAGCACGAACCTCGGAGTTGCATTCACGAACATCACGAACAATTTCTCGATCGCCGGCGCCTACAATCCGTTCAATTCGAAAGCGCATCCCGATCAACATCATTTCTTTCAGTCGACGAGCAATCCGAATTTGATCTACATCGCCAACGACGGCGGATTTTACCGATCGACCGATGGCGCGGCATCGTTCCAGTCGCTCAACGCATCGCTCAATCTGACGCAGTTCACGGGCATCGACCTGCATCCGACGGACAACACACGCACCTACGGCGGCACGCAGGATAACGGCAATCAGCGCCGCCGCGGCGGTTCGCAGTGGCGCGAGTTCATCAGCGGCGACGGCGGTCAGATCGTCGTCGATCCGGTCGAT
Coding sequences:
- a CDS encoding PqqD family protein — protein: MKPVARRNDLVVKRDTGELFIEDVINQKYIYLNPTSAYVWDKCDGQRDANQIATEMGSELGVSVSEKVVQMVMRRLEGERLVVCV
- a CDS encoding glutamate racemase, with the protein product MNSPQENNEKKKSLPIGIFDSGVGGLTVYRALHNRLPNEHFIYLGDTARVPYGTKSLATVERYAIENSVFLASRGIKMLVVACNTASALALPKIRSTIGLDVAGVIGPGARKAVALSGTNPRIAVIATEATVQSGAYAESIHLAAAGAKVIQSPCPMFVPLAEENWTHEPETYSIARRYLKDVIDFDPEALVLGCTHYPILSDVIQATVGTNVKLIDSGEACAEEVENLLIEKNLANPRRVEGTRRLCDDLDHFYVTDAADRFGRVAERFLGAKPSKLEAIEVKEV